The following coding sequences are from one Prionailurus viverrinus isolate Anna chromosome D2, UM_Priviv_1.0, whole genome shotgun sequence window:
- the ZFYVE27 gene encoding protrudin isoform X2, which translates to MQTSEREGSGPEVSPSVMPEAPLESPPAPTKSPAFDLFNLVLSYKRLEIYLEPLKDAGDGVRYLLRWQTPLCSLLTCLGLNILFLTLNEGAWYSVGALMISVPALLGYLQEVCRARLPESELMRRKYHSVRQEDLQRVRLSRPEAVAEVKSFLIQLEAFLSRLCRTCEAAYRVLHWENPAASSQFYGALLGTVCMLYLLPLCWVLALLNSTLFLGNVEFFRVVSEYRACLQRRMNPKQEDSVFESPPLPDAGGKCALPDCTPAPTPTEDLTPGSVEEAEEAEPDEEFKDAIEEDDEGAPCPAEDELVLQDNGFLSKNEVLRSKVSRLTERLRKRYPTNNFGNCTGCSATFSVLKKRRSCSNCGNSFCSRCCSFKVPKSSMGATAPEAQRETVFVCASCNQTLSK; encoded by the exons ATGCAGACATCAGAGCGTGAGGGGAGTGGGCCAGAGGTAAGCCCCAGCGTGATGCCTGAGGCTCCCCTGGAGTCTCCACCTGCCCCTACCAAGTCCCCGGCGTTTGATCTTTTCAACTTGGTTCTGTCCTACAAGAGGCTGGAGATCTACCTGGAACCCCTAAAGGATGCAGGTGACGGTGTCCGATACTTGCTCAG GTGGCAGACACCTTTGTGTTCCTTGCTGACCTGCCTGGGCCTCAACATCTTGTTCCTCACTTTGAATGAAG GTGCGTGGTACTCGGTGGGTGCCCTGATGATTTCAGTGCCCGCCCTCCTGGGCTACCTTCAGGAGGTCTGCCGGGCACGGCTGCCTGAGTCTGAGTTGATGCGGAGGAAGTATCACAGCGTGAGGCAGGAGGACCTCCAGAGAGTTCGCCTGTCTCGCCCCGAGGCTGTGGCTGAGGTGAAGAGCTT CCTGATCCAGCTGGAGGCCTTCCTGAGCCGCCTGTGCCGTACCTGCGAAGCTGCCTACCGCGTGCTGCACTGGGAGAACCCTGCCGCGTCCTCGCA GTTCTATGGGGCTCTTCTGGGCACAGTTTGCATGCTGTACCTGCTGCCCCTGTGCTGGGTCCTTGCCCTTTTAAACAGCACGCTCTTTCTGGGGAATGTGGAGTTCTTCCGAG TGGTATCTGAGTACAGGGCATGTCTGCAGCGGCGGATGAACCCCAAGCAGGAAGACAGTGTCTTTGAGAGCCCCCCGCTGCCAGATGCTGGGGGAAAGTGTGCCCTGCCGGACTGCACGCCTGCGCCCACACCCACGGAG GACCTCACACCCGGAAGTGTGGAGGAGGCCGAGGAAGCTGAGCCTGATGAGGAGTTTAAAGATGCGATTGAG GAGGATGATGAGGGTGCCCCGTGCCCAGCAGAAGATGAGCTGGTTCTGCAGGACAACGGGTTCCTGAGCAAGAACGAGGTGCTGCGCAGCAAGGTGTCCCGGCTCACGGAGCGGCTCCGCAAACGCTACCCTACCAACAACTTTG GGAACTGTACGGGCTGCTCGGCCACCTTCTCAGTGCTGAAGAAGAGG CGAAGCTGCAGTAACTGTGGAAACAGCTTCTGCTCCCGGTGCTGCTCCTTCAAGGTGCCTAAGTCCTCCATGGGGGCCACAG CCCCCGAAGCCCAGAGAGAgactgtgtttgtgtgtgcctCGTGTAACCAGACCTTGAGCAAGTGA